The sequence TGTAGCCATTTAATTTCAAGAGCATTATTACAAACGGATTTTGTTGTTGCATAGAACTCTCTATTAGCGAATTGCGACGAATATTATAGGTAGGGGATCAAAGTCGACACAATTTTGCCCTCAGAAATTACGCCCGAAAGGTGGAATTGAACCACTCTGCCGCGGTTGGTAAATGCCCGGATGAGCTTCGGTGGTCCGAGGTGTGGTTTGAAGCCTGCACCGCAGAACACCGAAGCTCATCCGGGCATTTACTAGAGAGTTTCCAATGACAATTTATACCTGACAGTGTACATAAGTGTTTCAGTCTCGGTGCCCAAATTTTGTGGCAAAAGCAACCATGCTATTTAGTATAAGGTATTTGCTCCATTGCTCCATTGAAAATAACAAGCGTTTTATTGACTCTATAATGAAAGAAATACAAATATGAACGAAATTTGTTGTTAAAGGAGGGCTTTTCGAAATAATGCAAAATAGCTCCGATTTTATTGGCTGGTGGATAACAAAAGGGGTGGAGTTTCTATAGTCTGTATCCAGGGTCACCGACAAATAATGTCTGATCCCTGGCTCTGACCCAACTCCCCAAGGGTGTatcatgtgtgaaataggaccaATGTAAGCACCCACCTAATTATTTTACTTTATTATCTCTGTAGAGAGGTATCTTAGGCAAAATACTGTAAATGTAGGCCTATTTACTGCATGTGATTGGCAGGACACTGAAGGTAGAATTGCCCATCATAAAGAGAAATTATGACAAAATGCACGAGTggttgcagcagtctaaggcactgcatctcagtgttagaggtgtcactacagtccctggaatccaggctgtatcacatccggatgtgattgggagtcccatacggcgccgcacaattggccaagtgtcgtccaggtttggccggggtaggccgtcattgcaaataagaatttgttcttaactgacttgcctagttaaataaaggttacattttaataaaataaaaaatacaaatacattagGCTATGTAATCAGTGTCTCTAACGTAGGAAGAACATGACTTTGGTTTTCTCATTTGTGGGTTCATTCATTTCAGACATGTTTTGCGCACAAAGGAAGCAGAAAGTCTTTGGTTAAAATAATTTTATTCCAGCGCTTTTGGTGAAGATAGGTACACAACCTTATAAAAGCAATCCATGTGATATTTCAGGAtcacacatgtactgtatatttgtatATACTAAAACAGGGGTTCAAAAACTGTTTTGGCCCACCACcaccccattttgatatctgaaaattctTGTGACCACAACAATGTGAAAGAAATGATGTAGCCTAATTAACCAATTTTTACTCTTTTTTACTCTTTTtactcagtcaattgaaaaacatttaaacattatttctgattgtcttctcaactcaccatcacataCTTTTTAATGTGGGGCTATGTTAGTCAATTGCAATTTAGTCTGACATACGGTCTCTTATCTCACCACCACCAATAAGATGGGTATGTTGCGTTGGAGCATCTTATGCCGTGTTCAAACCTACTgggaactcggaactgggaattAAGAAATACATCTCTGACTTCCAACTTCagcgcattcaaaacaactgggaattctgaaaaaaacgagctccgactggggaaAATCGTTTTCAACGTCATCAAACTCTGAATACTAACTATACTAACTTCCCAAGTTGGAGTTGAGAGTTGGATGACGTTGAAAACGATTCAatatgtattttcccagtcggagctcgttttttcagagttcccagttgtcttgaactcactgaagtctgttCCCAGTTCCAacctccagttgttttgaacgtggcagaagtaatgctggattgacagcatggccaatgtattcaaacttttctggcccatggtgttgaatgctgcggTATATCTCCAagttctgtgctcagctcttttgccaCCAGTTGCTCTCGGTGTATCATATGGCAGAGGGAAACACATTTATAAATAGAGTGCAGAAGCCTGCCCACTGTCCCGCCATAGATGGTGCCCCAActgtgcaaaagcccaccatACAGTAAAATCCCCagggaagccaagccagaaaataatgccatattacaacctagtaattggtttagccacagaaaaaggtagcaaccttcccgctagccatgtttggctgagataatgagtgggctggacatgtcgaaagatgagtttggattggtctgctatATAgcgcgcttctgtctatttgaactGGTCAGTATGtgaaggtaatcctgtctaatccgtctttaaaaaatatatatatctcgtagtagaactgcataagtgttgctctccacttttcTGGAGAACAGTTtttaaatcagtggaattagagtatgatagctaaggagatggagaaaacacctgtctctggattacatcttcaaacttaaggcaaccatggcatccatgatagggagaagcgtccatccatgatgtaaaaggtaagatagtctagctagctacatcttcagatattacatgtttctaattttgacagaatgttacgtgtatgatcttattattcgtatctcagagccatttgctttgctaattatagcctaatgttatctagctaacattgaacctggttggttagctacctgcagattcatgcagggtagtaacgtcatgagttgggattatggttcattgtttagctagctagctacaagactccactatgcaagtaaccatttcaatagaatatcactgcgacaactgttgatagacgtagctggtaaattatctctggctatctactctgatgtcagagcactctcgtctgagtgtgccagagagcagaataactgacgaatttacgaacataacacccattgaatatggccggtgtcagtaaacgttggcaatttaaaaaaaaattgttgccagaagcacagttgcagtcaccaatgctctggataacataaaaacagcctaaccagctctgctagggcgagtaaaatggttagtgagctgttctctcatttgtgtctggaagtagctagcaagcttgcCAACGTtaaccagttagcttgggtgcttgactgctgttgttagggcagaacgctcggatcaacccttaaagagatgggtggggctaaagcttaagagggtgtgaacgatgctgaatgggtgtagacaaagaatagctctccagtaggtaccaaaacattcaaaggccattttctcaaaagtgagtttacaagttgatcaattttcaaagcagaattactttccaattgttcctcaaatgcagtgtatgatatacaattttgtagttctgtgtctctgctttaatccaatgtaaaaaacacaatttcaaatgttgctacataaaaACTAACCAAGGCGGTCGGTCACAATATGTTTGACTTTCAGTCTCACTTACAGTACtcagctagcaaatgcagctagctagtttagcctactcaaacaccttgCTCAAACAgaaggatgctatgttagctagcttgctatgactatccaacacaacactggaactcttccaactcaaggtaagcttttggtttgacaaatgtattgccaccggggcctgccTGTGTAAGTGCTAAACTGCATACTAACTGTACACTATAatattactgcatgattgtagcgggtttactaacgcattagttctattagctatgttgactatgatgttactttagcaaatatggtgacaacaatgtaggctgtgtgtagcagttatgatatggtttggcttggaaaggttttttcgcctggtcacatataGCTGATGTGTTgtacattgaagtccacaagcaaagggaagaggtgagaagagcgcatagatgcgagaaggaatacagcctgcttgctatgaaagtgaactgtgtttacgtgtgatcaggggtgtattcattctgccgattatTTTGAAATATATTTCTTGAACGGAAGCAAACAAAACGGGGTTAAACAtacttgaatttgtccaatagaaactctcgtttgcaactgttggactaatgattacatcctATGGTAGTATTAACCATGGATGAGGCATGCGAAATCAATACAGACCAATGTCAAGCTTGGATTCACCACGCCAAAAGGTTTTCCCACAGTGCATGAACAATGAGGACATTCACTGTGATGTGGATGATAATTTATGGCTAAATGCTCAAGACAGGCTTGATGCAAATGAATGTGTGCTAAACGTTatgttttattttcattcatttaaTTTGTTTCATTTAATTTCTTACATTTGATTACAGATAGTACACCTATGTtggtattatatatttttttcttttttttgcatgAATGATTGTAGAGGATGTCTTCATTGATCACACCTTTGATTACACATTGGATAGATACTGTATTACGGAAATTATAGATTTTCTGTCAATTTCGTTGGGTAATGTaagtgtattgcctaatgtgaaaacgGTGTAATctactgtaatttacagtactgtagcatattACTTTCAGCACTTCTAAGGGCGATTTGAAACATGTATCTTGCATTGTTATTGGATTAGCTGGTAGTTAAAATGACTACATTGAAAAGATATCATTATGTTGTGTTCGGTTATTAAACCaatgtactcgttacatttcCAAAGCGATAAAAAAAACGAACAGTacttaaagctgtgtgtgtgtatgtctgagaGTGTGTGCAAGTGTTAAACTTCAAGAACATTGATCACAGGGAGTACTTAAACATACTTAaaggcctacttaaacattggGAGCATTAATAGCTAGCTGTATGCTTCCTTGACTTTTGTTGTTTATGGTGAAAATACAAGAAACACTTTCTGATGGAGATAATGTTGTGTTTCCGTCCCTTACAATCAATGCTTGTAACTCAATGCGCTgtcttttaaatatatatatttttcttttgggCCAAATATGAGCAAAATCTAAAATTGAGATGAATCACGATTAACTAATGCCATTAACTCGATTAATTACTGTGATCGTTTGACAGCACCTAAACGTTCAATGTACACAAAATGTGAATGATAAGACATAAAATATATCATCATTGCGCAATAATGGAAGTGAAAATATGCTTGAAATGGCATTATTGAATACATTCTTCATTGGGTGAGTGACTTGGCTTACAATCTACTGTGTCTTTGGTATGGCACCGTGTTAATACAATGAAATACAATACCAGCATAATGATGTAGTACATGCATAGattatacattatatacagtaaACATACAGGCACTTTCTGAGTACCCTTAGGAATGATGTTAATTATCCCACCCatcccaaaacacacacagaagcaTGATGACTACTGTGATTTCTACTCTTTACCTGAGAGCCTAATTCTTACATTAGGCTATCTAGCACTCTCAAAATACCTCAATGACATGGGGACGAAGTCTTTCAGAATATTCTGacaataataatatattatattCATTCCCCAGGCTGCATCTTAATTTCCCAAAGTGGTTTACTCCCCTTCAGTCCTCCACATCTCACATCACATTCATATGAAGGAAAGAAGGCAAGGAGCCCACTCTTCATTACTGAGATACATCCTAGGGCAAAGGTCCTTCCCTCAAAGAAAGGCGTTCTCTATGATCAGCACGTGAGGCTCCTCAGTTTCCCCAGCAGGGGGTGCCAGTGGCTCTGCAGACCCTTCCTCCAGAGGAGCACAGCACATCTTCCCAGCACAGCCCTTCCCACAGGCCAGGCTGCAGGTCAGGTGTGAGGGCAGTGGGGGAATCTCCCTATGGATGATGGTGGGTGTGGTGCTGTTGTTTCCCAGGTTGCCGTTGGCTgtgggagtggagaggaggaactCTGGTTGTACGGTGCAGCAGCTCACACCTACACTCTGTAGCACCTTGGTGACCCCAGACATCAGATCACCACACCTGTGGGAATAGATGCATACTGAGGTAACTGTATTACGGACCTTCCAACACCATCTCCCCAACATCAACATTCATTGTTTTGTACTACAAAAACAGATAAAAACCTGTGTATCTGGAACCCAGCGTGGCAGTGGACATGTACAGACGCCACCAGGCAGCTCTCTGTCAGCTGCCACACGTGGAGGTCGTGCACCGCCTGCACCCCTGGCACACTGGCGATCCGCCGGCCcagatcagacacacacacctggggcgGGACGGCCTGGAGCAGCAGCCAACCGTAGCGGCACACCTGGGGCAGAGCGGTGGCCAGCAGCACCATCACAGCCACCATGGAGAAACCAGGGTCCAGGTAGATGAAGGGGCCACAGGCCCCAGAGCCATGCAGGCAGTCTGGGCCCAGGAGTAGCAGGGTAAGCCCGTTGGTGAGGGCCAGGATGGAGCCCAGCAGTGCCTGGGTGAGGGTGATGAGGGATGGGAGAAAGGCGGGAAGTTGGACCCTGAGCCTTGTGGGGCTTTCTGACTTTAGGGCTGAGGCTGTGGTGGGGTCTGTCTGATTATCTGAGGAGACAGGATAAAAAGGGGTAAGGCAGGAAGAACTGGACAAAACTGAAATAATTAGTCTGTCTGCCACCCATTAAATGGCTTAAAATTATTagcataaaaaaaaacaaaaaaaaacaaacatcTGTTTCACTTAAAGAGATTTCACTTTTGTATACACAGTAttcagtagttctgaaagtagtgtTCACGAGCCAAAAATGTGCAGATATGTGCTCTCTCTGTTGTGCTCCTGTGCATGTGCATcatgtgcatcttgctagctgtcactcatatGGCAAAAGCTCATTGGTTGAACTCGAATTAGTGGGGGGCTGGCCCAGGTGGGGGAGAATGGTGCAGCACAGCTTCCAGATAAAAAGttactttcaaactagggattttgtgcctaattgaggtaaaacagtcattctgctcatagattatgcatttaTGAACTACATATTGATACTTCCAGCCGACTACTAAAAAATACTTAGCCAAAGTTCTGGACCATGTCTCTAAAGTCAAAAGGTTTGACAGCAATGCCATAAAATTAAAGTCAGTTGGGAACAGGTCTTTGATGTCCCAATACCCTGGCATCGGATCTATGAACTGATATGTAAAACAACAATTGACACACATTGTCTGACCGGTGCAGCCTCGAGGAAACATAATCAATAGAACATATTCTAGCACTGTCCATCGGTGGCTGGCTTTTGGAGTCAGGTCCAGGAATGATTATGTCATAATATCAGGGTTCAGATGGACCAAAATATTGTTGGGGGATCTGAAAAATCACAATCAGTCAATGGGTAATACCATTGTAGTCTTGAGTAAAGAATTTATTTTATAGGGCAATATCGGTAGCAATGTTACAAATAGGGAGGTCCGGGACCCTCGTAAGACGTCACAGTAAAACGGAGGGATGTATTGCAAAAGGAAATAGCAAAATGGTCATATACTTGGAAAGATGGGTTAATCTGTGAACATCAGTGGGTTGGAGTTCAAATCAGAATTAATGGTGGATTGGCCGCTGTGATTGAATATCCAGCATTTGCAGAAAGAGGAAATTAGGGACATACAAGTATGTATAATCATTTAACTACATGCACCGTACATGAGTGAAAATAGCTGTAAGTAGCAGTACAAGTATTGTTGCATGTTAGTATACTCCAATCAGGGGAGGAGTGTGGGGTTAAATAAAACCATAATAAAAGGGGATTAGAAATGATGCAAACAATTAAATTGATAGAACCCAAattctatctgcaatattaaagctgatctacaccCTAGTTCTCCTTTTGATTTGTTGTTAAATTCCAGACTAGGACAGATAAGACCACAAAATGCAGCATCCTCCCCAAGCATAGGAATGACTCATCCACCAAATACCAAAATGTACTGTGAAGGCCAAAGACAGGAAGATAACATTTCTCACCTCTGTGTCCCACACACTTAGACACCTCAGAGTTGGGGTACGTTGGATGACAGCCACTGGCCTCTGGATGTGGGAAGTTGTTTGGTGTCTCTGAAGTTCTGCAGTCtgcagggagtgtgtgtgagtctgCAGGGAGTGTGTGCGAGTCtgcagggagtgtgtgtgctcCATGGCAGTGGTCTGAAAGGGGACCCTGAGGGGCCAAGGTATGGAGTGGGGATGTCTGGGTTGGGTGCTGAGAGTCTCTGTCAGGGTTCAGGACACTGGAGGTCCCAGGGTTACAGAGTACAAGTGTTCCATCTTGGAAGGCACCATCCAGAGATGTAGTGAGGTTACTGAGGTCATTCTCTCCCCCCACTCCAGTGCTGTCTTTGGTCTGGACCTTGGCCTTGACTGTGGTGTGTTGGAATGAAAAACAAACAGACGTTCATTGCTTATATTCTAGTTAACCTACTAGAATAATGCAGAACTTGTACACAATTCCCTCCCACACTGACATTAATAATAAAAGCAAAGAATGCACTGTGCCTTTTCTATTCACACCAAGGACAgagctctcctccccctcccaggCAGCTCTAGTCTTGGTCCCAAGCCAGCTGCCCCAGCTGAGCCCCAGCACCAGGAGGTTGTAGAGCAGGCTGACAGCCCCCATCACTGTGGCCAAAAGAGGGCGCAGTATAGGGTGGGGCTGCAGGGTGTGGCTGAGGAtatccagagagacagagacacacaaggCAGCCAGCAGGAGAGCTGAGATCAGAGCCCCCAGGGGCTGGACCCTCGCTTCGCTGTAGGACAGGCCACACAGGGAGGCCTGAGGGGGGAGGCGTCGGGGAAAAGGGTTGGCTGGAATAGACAGGGTGGGATGGGGATAAGAGGTTAGCTGGTTGGACTCAGAGTGGTCAGGGGAGAAACAATGGGTGGTTGTAGGGGTGAGAGGTTTGGAGGGAAACTGGGAAGTGGTGGTGAGGACAGGGgttgagaggggaggagagggacaggaagcTGAGCTGGAGGGGATGGGGGAGACACAGGAGGTGGTTAGGGCATATGGGGGAGATTTGACAGGTGACTGAGTGGgggtggaggtgatggaggtgatggaggtggagagaggggaggcaggtgGCGGTTTTGGGGGGCCTCTGCCCAGGGTAGGAGGAGCAAGAGGAAGAGCCATGTGCATGAGGATGAAGAGGGTGTGGAAGACGTCCACCATGGTGATTAGGGAGTTACAGAGGCGGCTGACAACAATCTCACACAGCAGGAGCAGGAAGGTCAGGACCAGCATGCATCTGTGCAGGGCACTGCCGTGGGGGAGCCCCAACCTGCTTGCCATCTCACCTGTCAGAGGATACAGACACATGAAAAAAGTAACATTTCATGCTTAATATTGATGGAGCAGCCCATCAGATGCAATAATTGTATAGCATTTTCTATCAATGTTTACTGCTGCAGAGGTTATTTGGTTACCCAAAGTACAACATACACTCTTAAAAAATGGGTTCCAAAagagttattcggctgtccccataggagatccCTTTTGGCTTCCAAAAAAGGTTCTCCatatctcctatggggacagccgaataactcttttaggttctagatagcgccCTTTTATCTAAGACTGTACTGATAGAAACAAAGTTACAAATTAGGCAAATCCTGTAACCTTTAGTTGTAGCTAATCTGCCCAGTGCTATAAAttgacaaatttgatttgaaatgtttcAAAGGAGCTTTAGCACTTCTCTTGTACAGTGGAATGTGTTACCAGCCTAGCTGATCCTAAAAAGTCATATAGGAATTAGTTTCACAGCATGAATAACCTGCTTggagcgcgcgcacacacacacacacacacacacacacacacacacacacacacacacacacacacacacacacacacacacacacacacacacacacacacacacacacacgcacacacacacacacacacacacacacaaatttacCATATGTGATCTGACTGAAATACATAAATCAAAAAGTGAAAAACAATTACCGGTAGCCTAATGCAATGAGCAATGATGTGCTCTAAAAATCAGAGCAATTAAAATTAGGATAGTCTGACGACAAAAAAAATCCCTGACAAATAGTTTGCCACTATCACTTTTACATAGTGTGAATGaatatttatattattgttttaGAGTTTCTTTACCTTTGAGGCGCGGTAGATCACAAGCGTCAAATAATCACCTGGTAAATGGCGGCGAGATAATACGTCCACATTTGCGCTTCTGCGCACCGAATTAAAAAGTTTCCTCATGTGTTCTGCTCCgttattctctctcctctcactctttttctctcccaCGCCCACCAAACCCCCAGGTTATAATCGCTGTCATGTGAGGGGATTCGCTCTCATCATCCTTCATTAtccccagtctgctgtcccgTTCCCTTGTGTGGGTTAAGAGGAAAGCCCACCCACCCATTTAACCCTTTACTGCCCACACATCAAAAAAAGGTAATGCTGAGTGAAAGTAATTTAAACCTGAGCAAAGATTAtacca comes from Salvelinus alpinus chromosome 21, SLU_Salpinus.1, whole genome shotgun sequence and encodes:
- the LOC139547485 gene encoding proton-coupled zinc antiporter SLC30A1-like; translation: MASRLGLPHGSALHRCMLVLTFLLLLCEIVVSRLCNSLITMVDVFHTLFILMHMALPLAPPTLGRGPPKPPPASPLSTSITSITSTPTQSPVKSPPYALTTSCVSPIPSSSASCPSPPLSTPVLTTTSQFPSKPLTPTTTHCFSPDHSESNQLTSYPHPTLSIPANPFPRRLPPQASLCGLSYSEARVQPLGALISALLLAALCVSVSLDILSHTLQPHPILRPLLATVMGAVSLLYNLLVLGLSWGSWLGTKTRAAWEGEESSVLGQHTTVKAKVQTKDSTGVGGENDLSNLTTSLDGAFQDGTLVLCNPGTSSVLNPDRDSQHPTQTSPLHTLAPQGPLSDHCHGAHTLPADSHTLPADSHTLPADCRTSETPNNFPHPEASGCHPTYPNSEVSKCVGHRDNQTDPTTASALKSESPTRLRVQLPAFLPSLITLTQALLGSILALTNGLTLLLLGPDCLHGSGACGPFIYLDPGFSMVAVMVLLATALPQVCRYGWLLLQAVPPQVCVSDLGRRIASVPGVQAVHDLHVWQLTESCLVASVHVHCHAGFQIHRCGDLMSGVTKVLQSVGVSCCTVQPEFLLSTPTANGNLGNNSTTPTIIHREIPPLPSHLTCSLACGKGCAGKMCCAPLEEGSAEPLAPPAGETEEPHVLIIENAFL